The proteins below come from a single Gemmatimonadota bacterium genomic window:
- a CDS encoding amidohydrolase family protein: protein MRIRSTGFLASMALLTWSMAPTAAKAQAPAPADTAWDATKARGKTREIDFTTTEGTWTSVDVSSDGKWIVFDLASQVYRMPAGGGTAECLTQNSGVASNFHPRISPDGKSIAFISDRKGQFSLWVMDIDGANPRPVALEAAVRFAFPQWTADNQYIIVARMTGFGTRNLVMFHKDGGTGVTLVKGEVGKMPFRTAITADGRYLYYDVYTAHPTGFWGQEDVLKGTVQIHRYEMATGNVRPITSGESQQQDRATSGGAYAAEPSPDGRWLAFVRKVPNGTLEYKGKKFGPRSALWLRDLRLGTEKLIMDPVEMDLSEESIPLNGSYPMYRWAADGKTIVIHQGGKIRRLDVATGAIATIPFSARVHRTISEQVATKNRISDAAFDTRFIRWASAAPDGKTLAFQALGRIWLQSLPAGTPRRLTSATFEPFEFQPTWSPDGRTIAFTSVDANNRGALWRVAATGGAPQRLTKELGEYLNPAWTPDGSQIVVARGSGASARASSLSRDGYFDIVRMPSTGGDETDIAQLAAGPMGFAEIRPTVAPDGRVYWSASKVFGPPDGSGRPPVGVEVSSMRLDGTDRKVHANVKDADDAALSPDGRWISFMQGANVYVAPMPVGGAGDQVPMIAKGGGSFSATPVSTEGGLLPHWRNATTVDFASANRFFAYDVARKHTDTITVKLTTPRAIPAGSIALTGARIVTLDHAKVINSGTIVVKAGRITCVGTCSTTGVDKVVNVSGKTIIPGWVDMHAHHHREHMGMMPKNDFESAIYLAYGVTTTSDPSTNSLAAFPSAELVEAGEMVGPRVFSVAEALTEGDRGMTNDITSRDLAVKDLRRRMTWGAVLLKQYLQPTRQQRQWAVDAARELGLRVTAEGSEDWNHKLGMVMDGHNGGEHVTVQSPLYADITTFLGLAKYFYSHTPLVSGYGAWNEEYWWQESSVWQDPKQGKWIPWRQLIPHTRRFVMRPETDYSKDIMSQQVADVIAAGGYSAVGSHGQQPGLGSHWDVWMAAKANGNMTALEIASMHGAMFLGMENDIGSVTVGKLADLMILNANPLENIRNTANIRYVMKGGTLYDANSLDEIWPRARAYGDNYWYVKEMYEPSNKSVIR, encoded by the coding sequence ATGCGTATTCGCTCAACTGGTTTTCTCGCCTCTATGGCGCTGCTCACCTGGAGCATGGCGCCCACCGCTGCGAAGGCGCAGGCGCCAGCGCCAGCTGATACGGCGTGGGATGCGACGAAAGCGCGCGGCAAGACCCGCGAGATCGACTTTACGACGACCGAGGGGACGTGGACGTCGGTCGACGTTTCGTCTGACGGCAAGTGGATTGTGTTTGATCTGGCCAGTCAGGTGTATCGTATGCCGGCCGGTGGCGGCACGGCCGAATGCCTCACGCAGAACAGTGGCGTGGCGTCGAACTTCCACCCGCGCATCTCGCCGGACGGAAAGTCGATTGCCTTTATTTCGGACCGAAAAGGCCAGTTTAGTCTGTGGGTGATGGACATTGATGGCGCCAACCCACGGCCGGTGGCGCTCGAAGCTGCGGTGCGATTCGCTTTTCCGCAGTGGACCGCCGACAACCAGTACATCATCGTCGCGCGCATGACCGGTTTTGGCACACGCAACCTCGTGATGTTTCACAAGGATGGAGGCACCGGCGTCACGCTCGTGAAGGGTGAGGTGGGGAAGATGCCGTTTCGTACGGCGATCACTGCGGACGGCCGTTATCTGTACTACGACGTGTACACGGCACATCCGACCGGTTTCTGGGGACAAGAGGACGTCCTGAAGGGCACGGTGCAGATCCATCGTTACGAAATGGCCACTGGGAATGTGCGGCCTATTACGTCCGGCGAGTCGCAGCAGCAGGACCGCGCGACCAGCGGTGGAGCATACGCGGCAGAGCCCAGCCCAGATGGACGGTGGCTGGCGTTCGTGCGCAAGGTGCCGAATGGCACGCTGGAATACAAAGGCAAGAAGTTTGGTCCGCGCAGCGCGCTCTGGCTGCGTGACCTACGGCTCGGCACCGAAAAGTTGATCATGGATCCGGTGGAGATGGATCTCTCGGAAGAGAGCATTCCGTTGAATGGTTCGTATCCCATGTATCGCTGGGCCGCGGACGGAAAAACCATTGTTATTCACCAGGGCGGTAAGATCCGCCGGCTCGACGTGGCCACCGGCGCCATTGCGACGATTCCGTTCTCGGCGCGCGTGCACCGCACCATTTCGGAGCAGGTGGCGACGAAGAATCGCATTAGTGACGCGGCCTTCGATACGCGCTTTATTCGATGGGCGTCGGCCGCACCCGACGGTAAGACGCTGGCGTTCCAGGCACTTGGGCGCATTTGGCTGCAGTCGCTGCCGGCCGGAACACCGCGTCGCTTGACGTCGGCCACTTTCGAACCCTTTGAGTTTCAACCCACGTGGTCGCCAGATGGGCGTACGATTGCGTTCACGAGTGTTGATGCGAACAATCGCGGCGCGCTCTGGCGCGTGGCGGCGACGGGCGGAGCACCGCAGCGCCTCACAAAGGAACTAGGTGAATATCTGAATCCCGCGTGGACGCCCGATGGCAGTCAGATTGTGGTAGCGCGCGGCAGTGGCGCGTCGGCCCGTGCGTCTTCCCTGAGCCGAGATGGCTACTTCGACATCGTGCGGATGCCGTCCACGGGCGGCGATGAAACCGATATCGCACAGCTGGCGGCCGGGCCGATGGGCTTCGCTGAGATCCGGCCGACGGTTGCGCCTGACGGGCGGGTGTACTGGTCGGCTTCCAAGGTCTTTGGCCCGCCCGACGGTAGTGGTCGTCCTCCCGTCGGCGTGGAAGTATCGTCGATGCGGCTGGACGGCACGGACCGCAAGGTGCACGCCAATGTGAAGGATGCTGACGATGCCGCGCTCTCGCCGGACGGTCGATGGATTTCGTTTATGCAGGGCGCGAACGTGTATGTCGCGCCGATGCCGGTTGGTGGCGCCGGCGATCAGGTGCCGATGATCGCGAAGGGAGGCGGTTCGTTCTCGGCGACGCCGGTGAGCACGGAAGGTGGGTTGTTGCCGCACTGGCGGAACGCGACCACCGTCGACTTTGCCAGTGCGAACCGGTTCTTTGCGTACGATGTTGCCCGCAAGCACACAGATACGATCACGGTGAAGCTCACTACGCCGCGCGCGATCCCGGCGGGTTCCATTGCGCTGACGGGCGCACGGATTGTCACGCTCGATCACGCGAAGGTGATCAACAGCGGCACGATCGTGGTGAAAGCGGGACGCATCACCTGCGTCGGTACCTGTAGCACGACGGGTGTAGACAAAGTCGTGAATGTCTCCGGCAAGACGATCATCCCGGGCTGGGTAGACATGCACGCGCATCACCATCGCGAGCATATGGGGATGATGCCGAAGAATGATTTTGAGTCGGCCATCTATCTGGCGTACGGGGTGACCACCACGAGCGATCCTTCGACGAACTCACTCGCCGCGTTCCCGAGCGCGGAGTTGGTGGAAGCCGGTGAAATGGTGGGGCCGCGCGTGTTCAGTGTGGCCGAAGCGCTCACCGAAGGTGACCGCGGGATGACGAACGACATAACCTCGCGCGACCTCGCGGTGAAGGATCTGCGTCGCCGCATGACATGGGGCGCTGTCCTGCTGAAGCAGTACCTGCAGCCCACGCGTCAGCAACGGCAGTGGGCCGTGGATGCGGCGCGCGAACTTGGTTTGCGCGTGACGGCCGAAGGAAGTGAAGACTGGAATCACAAGCTTGGTATGGTGATGGACGGACACAACGGTGGTGAGCATGTGACCGTGCAGTCGCCGCTCTACGCCGACATCACGACCTTCCTTGGACTGGCCAAGTACTTCTATTCGCACACGCCGCTCGTGAGTGGCTACGGCGCGTGGAACGAGGAATACTGGTGGCAGGAGAGTTCGGTGTGGCAGGATCCCAAGCAGGGCAAATGGATTCCCTGGCGCCAGCTCATTCCGCATACGCGGCGCTTTGTGATGCGCCCCGAGACGGATTACTCCAAGGACATCATGTCGCAACAGGTGGCCGACGTGATTGCCGCCGGTGGCTACTCAGCGGTGGGTTCACACGGGCAGCAGCCTGGCCTAGGGTCGCATTGGGATGTGTGGATGGCGGCGAAGGCGAACGGGAACATGACCGCACTCGAGATTGCGTCGATGCATGGCGCGATGTTCCTCGGCATGGAAAACGACATTGGGTCGGTGACTGTCGGAAAGCTTGCCGACCTGATGATTCTGAATGCGAATCCACTCGAGAATATTCGCAATACTGCGAATATCCGGTATGTGATGAAGGGTGGTACACTGTACGACGCTAACTCGCTCGACGAAATTTGGCCGCGCGCACGCGCGTACGGCGACAACTATTGGTATGTGAAGGAGATGTACGAGCCCAGCAACAAGTCGGTCATTCGGTAG
- a CDS encoding amidohydrolase family protein codes for MRRFAAVLTLVPFLVAAQSATVARSAERYDVVISGGRIVDGSGKPAYAGDIGVRGGWIARIAPAGALKGATATTRIDATGLVVAPGFVDVHSHSLEESFKTPNRLNEGVVRMGVTTIVGGPDGYFAPFHMRMILDSLRQHGSGTNVAMYIGHNGVREAVMGHAQRAPTADELAKMKAMVREGMELGAVGLSTGLMYDPGMYATTDEVVELAKEVAPFRGIYDSHVRDPGHHLIESDRETIEIGERAGISPKIAHEKVVGLENAGLLEKVIGLVNAARGRGVNAVTDQYPYDGAATAHVEDLVVVPDDMAKRPGFDVRAALKDRAQRALLKVASENGVNGGFAWLKATGYSQMRITTSDDEPALVGQYLSELAKARKVDPFDLVADLILTPKHAVGITLGAVREVDVRGLLVQPWNMVASDGAYVDSTEGTRGHPRSAGTFPRVLGRYVREQHVLTLEDAVRKMTSFPADFVGLHDRGRVQEGLAADLTIFDAKTIIDRSTWSAPSRMATGVVHVLVGGVAVMRNGAMTGAAPGRFLAARQ; via the coding sequence ATGCGTCGTTTCGCTGCAGTACTCACACTGGTTCCGTTCCTAGTCGCTGCGCAGTCTGCCACCGTTGCACGTTCCGCGGAGCGATACGATGTGGTGATTTCCGGAGGCCGCATTGTGGACGGCAGCGGCAAGCCTGCGTACGCCGGCGACATTGGCGTGCGCGGCGGTTGGATTGCGCGCATCGCGCCAGCGGGCGCGCTCAAGGGCGCCACCGCGACCACGCGTATTGACGCGACCGGATTGGTTGTGGCACCGGGCTTTGTGGACGTGCACTCCCACAGTTTGGAAGAATCGTTCAAGACGCCCAATCGCCTCAACGAGGGTGTGGTGCGCATGGGAGTGACGACGATCGTGGGCGGCCCGGATGGCTACTTCGCGCCGTTCCATATGCGCATGATCCTCGATTCGCTTCGGCAGCATGGGTCCGGTACCAATGTGGCGATGTACATTGGCCACAACGGCGTGCGCGAAGCGGTGATGGGGCACGCTCAGCGCGCTCCCACCGCCGACGAACTCGCGAAAATGAAAGCGATGGTGCGCGAAGGCATGGAACTCGGCGCCGTAGGATTGAGCACCGGCCTCATGTACGACCCTGGTATGTATGCCACGACGGACGAAGTGGTGGAACTCGCCAAGGAAGTGGCGCCGTTCCGCGGCATTTATGATTCGCACGTGCGCGATCCGGGACATCATCTGATTGAATCGGATCGTGAGACGATTGAGATTGGCGAGCGCGCTGGTATTTCGCCCAAGATTGCGCACGAAAAAGTGGTCGGGCTCGAGAACGCCGGGCTACTTGAGAAAGTGATCGGACTCGTGAACGCTGCGCGCGGGCGCGGCGTGAATGCGGTGACTGACCAGTATCCGTACGATGGTGCGGCGACGGCGCATGTTGAAGATCTCGTGGTGGTGCCGGATGATATGGCCAAGCGTCCCGGCTTTGATGTACGCGCTGCACTCAAAGACCGCGCGCAGCGTGCGTTGCTGAAAGTGGCGAGCGAGAACGGCGTGAATGGCGGCTTTGCTTGGCTCAAGGCCACCGGCTATTCGCAGATGCGCATCACGACGAGCGACGATGAGCCGGCCCTTGTGGGGCAGTACCTCTCGGAACTGGCCAAGGCGCGCAAGGTTGATCCGTTTGATCTCGTGGCTGACCTCATTCTCACGCCGAAGCACGCCGTGGGCATTACGCTCGGCGCGGTGCGCGAAGTGGATGTGCGCGGCCTGCTCGTGCAGCCGTGGAACATGGTGGCGAGCGATGGCGCCTATGTGGACTCCACGGAGGGGACGCGCGGCCATCCGCGTTCCGCGGGGACTTTCCCGCGCGTGCTTGGCCGATATGTGCGGGAGCAGCATGTGCTCACCCTTGAGGATGCGGTGCGCAAGATGACGTCGTTCCCTGCGGATTTCGTCGGCCTGCATGACCGTGGGCGCGTGCAGGAAGGACTGGCTGCCGACCTCACAATTTTTGACGCCAAGACGATTATTGATCGCTCGACGTGGAGCGCACCATCGCGCATGGCGACGGGCGTGGTGCATGTACTCGTGGGGGGCGTGGCAGTGATGCGGAATGGCGCCATGACCGGTGCGGCGCCGGGTCGGTTCCTCGCGGCGCGTCAGTAA
- a CDS encoding amino acid permease — MPSLARTLNLRDLILLVIGTVIGSGIFLVPGPVLRASGGSLGVALAVWTVAGILSLLGALTYGELGAMNPEAGGLYIYIRDAFGPLAAFLYGWTAFFVISAGSMATLAVAFTAYLGQFVELSPVAGKITALLMIVVLMLVNVRGTRQGADVQNVSTLIKVVAIAIMSVLLLVLGNGPASTTPMWPATVDTSLLRGIGLAMVSVLWAYEGWQYATFSAGETINPQRTFPRGIVIGTALLIGIYLLVNFAYVAALGTDGAAHSDRIAAEAVGAVFGPVAAKAIAAIILVSMFSAANGIALTAPRMFYAMANDGIFFSRMANVHPRFGTPAFAIVAFCSWAMVLAASGSFEQLLTYVVFVGWIFYALGALAIFAYRRNAPGAVRPFRTPGYPLTPILFVLSAVAIVGNTVIAEPGRAAVGLGMVALGVPAFMLWRAKAKRAAR, encoded by the coding sequence ATGCCCTCACTCGCCCGCACACTGAACCTCCGTGACCTCATCCTCCTGGTGATAGGCACGGTCATCGGTTCGGGGATCTTCCTCGTGCCGGGCCCGGTCCTGCGGGCCAGCGGGGGGTCGCTCGGCGTCGCCCTCGCCGTCTGGACCGTCGCCGGCATCCTCTCCCTGCTCGGCGCCCTCACCTACGGTGAGCTTGGGGCCATGAACCCCGAGGCCGGCGGGCTCTACATCTATATCCGTGACGCCTTCGGCCCACTCGCCGCCTTTCTGTACGGCTGGACGGCCTTCTTCGTGATCAGCGCCGGCTCCATGGCCACCCTCGCCGTCGCCTTTACGGCGTACCTCGGCCAGTTTGTGGAGCTCTCGCCCGTCGCCGGCAAGATCACGGCGCTCCTTATGATTGTTGTGCTGATGCTCGTGAACGTGCGCGGCACGCGCCAAGGCGCCGACGTACAAAATGTCAGCACGCTCATCAAAGTCGTTGCCATCGCCATCATGAGCGTCCTGCTCCTCGTGCTTGGCAATGGCCCCGCCTCCACTACCCCGATGTGGCCGGCGACCGTGGACACCTCGCTCCTGCGTGGCATTGGCCTGGCGATGGTCTCCGTGCTCTGGGCCTACGAAGGGTGGCAGTACGCCACCTTCAGCGCCGGCGAAACCATCAACCCGCAACGCACCTTCCCGCGCGGCATTGTCATTGGGACGGCGCTACTCATCGGCATCTACCTGCTCGTCAACTTTGCCTACGTCGCCGCACTCGGTACCGATGGCGCTGCGCACAGTGACCGCATTGCGGCCGAAGCGGTAGGCGCCGTCTTTGGACCGGTGGCCGCCAAAGCCATTGCGGCCATCATCTTGGTCTCCATGTTCAGCGCCGCCAACGGCATCGCCCTCACGGCGCCGCGCATGTTTTACGCGATGGCCAATGACGGCATCTTCTTCTCGCGTATGGCCAACGTTCACCCGCGCTTCGGGACGCCGGCGTTCGCCATCGTTGCCTTCTGCAGTTGGGCGATGGTGCTCGCCGCCAGCGGCTCCTTTGAGCAGCTGCTCACCTACGTGGTGTTCGTAGGATGGATTTTCTACGCGCTCGGCGCGCTCGCCATCTTCGCCTACCGACGCAACGCACCAGGCGCCGTGCGCCCGTTCCGCACGCCGGGCTATCCTCTGACGCCAATTCTCTTTGTGCTCTCCGCCGTCGCGATCGTGGGCAACACGGTGATCGCGGAACCGGGGCGCGCCGCAGTTGGCCTCGGCATGGTCGCGCTCGGTGTGCCGGCATTCATGCTCTGGCGCGCGAAGGCGAAAAGGGCCGCGCGCTAA
- a CDS encoding RagB/SusD family nutrient uptake outer membrane protein: protein MRFTHTVFRAGHAVVRCALRRTAITAIMAVYVTGALMAACSTASLLDVVAPANVPVSRLNEPGNAVLMVHSAIGDFECAFGAAVSVEAIISDELADAQLGAAAWPYDRRDFNTQTNGAYGTGSCTDNQTPGIYAPLSTARWSADHAVTNLTSWTDAQVPNRTALLAQANLYAGFSYATLGMAMCSAAFDLGPEVQQTGMFALAEARFTAAITAAQASSNTSILRAAYVGRARVRLFLGNKTGAAADAALVPVGFALNSSNDASDNRLYNRIYAITQQFGTYTIEANSRNLVTDRGEVDPRSAAKLVSTRPADAKSPIWVPLKFAAGDAAPMPVARYEEAQLILAEAQGGASAVSIINALRTAAGLLSYTGATDAASIQNLIIDERRRALFTEGFRNYDMQRFNVALNPAAGTAYPIKGGTYGTTRCLPLPDVERFNNPNIK from the coding sequence ATGAGATTCACCCACACCGTATTTCGTGCCGGGCACGCAGTCGTGCGATGTGCGCTGCGCCGAACGGCAATCACCGCCATCATGGCGGTCTATGTGACGGGCGCCCTGATGGCCGCCTGCAGTACCGCAAGCCTTCTCGACGTCGTCGCACCGGCGAACGTTCCGGTGAGCCGCCTCAACGAGCCGGGGAACGCCGTGCTGATGGTGCACAGTGCCATTGGCGATTTTGAGTGCGCGTTCGGTGCCGCCGTGTCCGTGGAGGCCATCATCAGCGACGAGTTGGCCGACGCACAGCTGGGAGCCGCCGCGTGGCCGTACGATCGGCGCGATTTCAATACGCAAACCAACGGCGCCTACGGCACCGGTAGTTGCACGGACAATCAGACACCGGGTATTTACGCGCCGCTCTCCACCGCACGTTGGAGCGCCGATCACGCCGTCACGAACCTCACGAGTTGGACCGACGCGCAGGTCCCGAACCGCACGGCGCTCTTGGCGCAGGCCAATCTGTACGCGGGCTTTTCCTACGCGACCCTAGGAATGGCGATGTGCTCGGCCGCGTTCGATCTCGGACCTGAAGTGCAGCAAACGGGGATGTTCGCGCTCGCCGAAGCACGTTTCACGGCGGCGATCACCGCCGCTCAAGCCAGCTCGAATACGAGCATTCTACGGGCAGCGTATGTCGGTCGTGCACGTGTGCGTCTTTTCCTAGGGAACAAGACTGGCGCAGCGGCAGATGCCGCGCTCGTCCCCGTTGGGTTCGCGCTCAACTCGAGCAACGATGCGTCGGATAACCGACTGTACAATCGCATCTATGCTATCACCCAACAGTTTGGCACGTACACCATCGAGGCGAACTCACGCAACCTCGTCACCGATCGTGGGGAAGTTGATCCGCGTTCGGCAGCCAAACTTGTCAGCACGCGGCCAGCTGATGCCAAGTCGCCTATCTGGGTGCCGCTGAAGTTCGCGGCAGGCGACGCTGCTCCCATGCCGGTCGCACGGTATGAGGAGGCGCAGCTGATCCTCGCCGAGGCACAGGGTGGGGCGTCTGCCGTCAGCATCATCAACGCACTACGCACCGCCGCGGGCCTACTGAGTTATACCGGCGCAACAGACGCCGCGTCCATTCAGAACCTCATCATCGATGAACGGCGCCGGGCGCTGTTTACCGAAGGGTTCCGCAACTACGATATGCAGCGCTTTAACGTCGCGCTCAATCCTGCCGCCGGAACCGCCTATCCCATCAAGGGCGGTACCTACGGCACCACACGCTGCCTCCCGCTCCCAGATGTCGAGCGGTTTAACAACCCGAATATCAAATAG
- a CDS encoding alpha/beta hydrolase-fold protein, which translates to MLSLSFAAGAQSAPAAGTINIGKIDSIYSGTLKEQRPYLVYLPPSYSDTTYLPQRYPVLYVLDGDAHFHSITGVLQFLSSATNGVLAMPEMIVVAIPNTDRMRDLTPTHTELDNDGKVQVALKTSGGGPNFLQFIKGELIPRIESAYRTAPYRLFVGHSLGGITVIDALFSMPTTFNAYVAIDPSLWWDNRVLLRRTQAMVSKPGFDGRTLFVGQANSLQAGDTTVNVHFASIAQFNSTVNTLNTSGLRYGFKYYGGDDHGSVPLITEYDAMRFIFGAYKPDIFRALEDPSYLTAHFARVSAQMGYPVHPPEMMLDMLGHIEMSRDTTKAIALLRLGTEQYPTSANAWSSYGDALMAKPDSKQATAAFEKALALKPAHAHATEMLKKLKK; encoded by the coding sequence GTGCTATCGCTCTCGTTCGCCGCGGGGGCCCAGTCGGCGCCTGCTGCTGGCACGATCAACATTGGCAAGATCGACTCGATCTATTCTGGGACGCTCAAGGAACAGCGCCCGTATCTCGTGTACCTGCCGCCGTCGTACAGCGACACCACGTACCTGCCGCAGCGGTATCCCGTGCTGTACGTGCTCGACGGTGATGCGCACTTTCATTCGATCACGGGCGTGCTGCAGTTTTTGAGCTCCGCGACGAATGGCGTGCTCGCGATGCCCGAGATGATTGTTGTTGCCATTCCGAATACGGACCGCATGCGCGATTTGACGCCGACGCACACGGAACTGGACAACGATGGTAAGGTACAGGTCGCGCTGAAAACCTCCGGTGGAGGTCCGAACTTCCTCCAGTTTATTAAGGGCGAGTTGATTCCGCGTATCGAGAGCGCGTATCGCACGGCTCCCTATCGCCTGTTCGTTGGGCATTCCTTAGGCGGCATCACGGTGATTGACGCCCTGTTCTCGATGCCCACGACGTTTAACGCGTATGTGGCCATTGACCCGAGCCTCTGGTGGGACAACCGCGTCCTGCTCAGGCGGACGCAGGCAATGGTATCCAAGCCGGGCTTTGATGGCCGCACGCTGTTCGTTGGTCAGGCCAACTCCTTACAAGCGGGCGACACGACGGTGAACGTGCACTTTGCATCGATTGCACAGTTCAATAGCACCGTGAACACGTTGAACACATCCGGGCTGCGGTACGGATTCAAATATTATGGCGGGGATGATCATGGCTCCGTGCCGTTGATCACGGAATACGACGCGATGCGGTTCATTTTTGGCGCGTACAAGCCCGACATCTTTCGTGCGCTCGAGGATCCCTCGTATCTCACCGCGCATTTCGCTCGGGTGTCGGCGCAGATGGGTTATCCGGTGCACCCGCCCGAAATGATGCTGGACATGCTTGGGCACATTGAGATGTCGCGCGACACGACCAAGGCCATCGCGCTACTGCGCCTGGGCACGGAACAGTACCCGACCAGTGCCAATGCCTGGTCGAGCTATGGCGATGCGCTGATGGCCAAGCCGGACTCGAAGCAGGCGACAGCGGCGTTCGAGAAAGCGCTCGCCCTCAAGCCCGCCCACGCGCACGCCACAGAAATGTTGAAGAAGTTGAAGAAATAG
- a CDS encoding amidohydrolase family protein, protein MLIRLALQIVAVTHVTLIDPASGTAKRDMTIVADGHRITQVATASSVTPPAGARVVDGRGKFVIPGLWDMHVHLTAPGGRGLLGLYVAHGVTGVRDVADDLAELRGWQRSIGRGELDGPRIVMSGPYLEGMNVPIPHLTVRNVDDAVRGVDSLARLGVDFVKIHNGLPPDAFFAALRQAKTRGLAVVAHVNVPVTPLQAADSGVRSLEHLYGFPNSCAGDDSAVVAGAHFIAKFLMGGCSHEPLAPMYAALARHTVWVTPTLIAMSELNELRAGAPLPSDSLVAYASDSLRKFWEMAAELPPKPTAAELAGTHRLFAKRVALVAALQHAGVPILAGSDAPVRASMPGWSLHDELEWLVKAGLTPLEALRSATSEPARYFAADSLGAVARGMVADFVVLDADPRLDIANTRKIAVVVANGRVYDAAARRELLARARRAAGHQ, encoded by the coding sequence ATGCTCATTCGCCTAGCCCTGCAAATCGTCGCCGTCACGCACGTCACGCTCATTGATCCGGCGAGTGGAACTGCGAAGCGCGATATGACCATTGTTGCCGACGGCCACCGCATTACACAGGTGGCTACGGCATCGTCCGTCACGCCACCGGCCGGTGCCCGTGTGGTAGATGGGCGTGGGAAGTTCGTTATTCCAGGATTGTGGGATATGCACGTGCATCTCACTGCACCCGGTGGTCGCGGGCTCCTGGGGCTGTACGTGGCGCACGGCGTCACAGGCGTGCGCGACGTGGCTGATGACTTAGCCGAGTTGCGCGGCTGGCAGCGCTCCATTGGTCGCGGCGAGCTCGATGGGCCCCGGATTGTGATGTCGGGCCCATACCTCGAAGGGATGAATGTTCCGATTCCTCACTTGACCGTGCGGAACGTCGACGATGCTGTGCGCGGCGTGGATTCGCTGGCTCGGCTCGGAGTGGATTTTGTAAAGATTCACAATGGGCTTCCGCCAGATGCCTTCTTTGCGGCGCTCCGGCAAGCCAAAACTCGTGGGCTCGCGGTGGTAGCGCATGTCAACGTGCCGGTCACGCCGCTACAGGCGGCGGACTCCGGCGTTCGTAGCCTGGAGCATCTGTATGGGTTTCCCAACAGTTGCGCGGGTGACGATTCGGCCGTGGTGGCGGGCGCGCACTTCATTGCCAAATTTTTGATGGGCGGTTGCTCGCACGAGCCGCTCGCGCCGATGTATGCGGCCCTCGCGCGTCATACCGTGTGGGTCACACCGACGCTTATTGCGATGTCTGAGTTAAATGAACTGCGCGCTGGCGCGCCGTTGCCGAGTGATTCGCTTGTGGCCTACGCGAGCGATTCCTTGCGCAAGTTCTGGGAGATGGCGGCCGAGTTGCCTCCCAAGCCGACGGCCGCTGAACTGGCCGGTACGCATCGGCTATTTGCCAAGCGCGTGGCACTCGTGGCTGCACTGCAGCATGCGGGCGTGCCGATCTTGGCTGGGTCCGACGCGCCGGTCCGTGCGAGTATGCCCGGCTGGTCGCTGCACGACGAACTCGAGTGGCTGGTAAAAGCTGGGTTGACGCCGCTGGAGGCGTTGCGTTCAGCGACCAGCGAGCCGGCGCGCTATTTCGCGGCTGACTCGCTCGGCGCCGTGGCGCGAGGCATGGTGGCCGATTTTGTGGTGCTCGATGCGGATCCGCGGTTGGATATTGCAAACACGCGAAAGATTGCCGTGGTGGTGGCGAATGGTCGTGTGTATGACGCAGCCGCACGGCGCGAACTGCTCGCGCGTGCGCGCCGCGCCGCGGGGCATCAGTAG